The following are encoded together in the Candidatus Woesebacteria bacterium genome:
- a CDS encoding class I SAM-dependent methyltransferase → MTIEINGKEYNTYQARRGQKYIDSLFLESRTKNKPLDNAIRQVLQQQVESIHGPIEFYAHDSADVSEPRIVTLKNVNRSTGGFRSFFADGARVLDIGSGAGLAVSEFSMAFPKTDFIGVDNGYTSELVPAYPDYGKFVCADWNNLPFAPNTFTGFLSAESFPKHAVPIEKHAATFQQITRIAQPGAVWRGTNQDNLQISFGHKNTNYRREFLDNMHQNGWDVFLTNHIFIAKLTGKQ, encoded by the coding sequence ATGACAATTGAGATAAACGGTAAAGAATATAACACTTATCAAGCCAGAAGGGGTCAAAAATACATTGATTCATTATTCCTTGAGTCACGAACAAAAAATAAACCCCTTGATAACGCGATAAGACAAGTATTGCAACAACAAGTAGAGTCAATACATGGACCGATTGAGTTTTATGCGCACGACTCAGCTGATGTCAGTGAACCTCGAATTGTCACACTAAAAAATGTGAATAGATCAACGGGTGGATTTAGATCATTTTTTGCAGACGGTGCGAGAGTACTTGATATCGGTAGCGGAGCAGGTTTAGCAGTAAGTGAGTTTTCTATGGCTTTTCCTAAAACAGACTTCATCGGGGTGGATAATGGTTACACATCAGAGTTAGTTCCAGCCTATCCTGATTATGGTAAGTTTGTTTGTGCTGATTGGAACAACTTACCGTTTGCACCAAATACTTTTACCGGTTTTTTGTCAGCAGAATCATTTCCCAAACATGCTGTTCCGATAGAAAAGCATGCGGCGACTTTTCAGCAAATAACAAGAATTGCTCAACCTGGGGCCGTTTGGAGAGGAACAAATCAAGATAATTTGCAAATATCGTTTGGCCATAAAAATACAAATTATCGTAGAGAGTTTCTAGATAATATGCATCAAAACGGATGGGATGTATTTTTGACAAATCATATATTTATCGCAAAGCTTACAGGTAAACAATAA
- a CDS encoding NUDIX domain-containing protein, with product MINKNELLCVVDEYDTPQKPLPRHEVFSNDYWRRTAHVWVLNDKNQVLCQQRSFKKDNGAGKWEVIVGGHIGPDDNYFTGAVREVQEETGLPVNVSDLQLVKIYKANEYKEYRAVFYWKTDFQLHEIVREEDEVEAVKFLDLKTVRNYLLYKKHEDWISPGYEKEMFSILNI from the coding sequence TTGATAAATAAAAATGAATTGTTATGTGTTGTTGATGAATACGACACACCACAAAAACCACTACCAAGACATGAGGTATTTTCCAATGACTATTGGAGAAGAACTGCTCACGTCTGGGTATTAAATGACAAGAACCAGGTGCTATGTCAGCAAAGATCGTTCAAAAAAGATAATGGTGCCGGTAAATGGGAAGTTATCGTTGGCGGTCATATTGGACCGGACGATAATTACTTTACGGGTGCAGTGAGAGAAGTTCAAGAAGAAACCGGATTACCTGTGAATGTATCTGATTTGCAACTTGTCAAAATCTATAAAGCCAACGAATACAAAGAGTATCGCGCGGTATTCTATTGGAAAACCGATTTTCAGCTTCATGAAATTGTACGCGAAGAAGATGAAGTAGAAGCGGTAAAGTTTCTTGATTTAAAAACTGTAAGAAACTATCTTCTTTACAAAAAGCATGAGGACTGGATTAGTCCAGGTTACGAAAAAGAGATGTTTTCTATATTAAATATATAA
- a CDS encoding PD-(D/E)XK nuclease family protein, with translation MDYKLSPSDFAYLYEECKLCYCLKIKQGIYQPSMPMPGVFSAINTRLQGKLVGINLKELSSDLPDGEVIAQEGWVESILVPDTSVFIKGKYDLLVKNPDGTHTLVDLKISQQSDDKIDKYKTQLTAYKFALENPKSGNPISITKIALLIFYPDQVTFRNNIADVGFPPKWLEVPIDESTFFTFIKEVDNLLIGPLPKESINCKWCQYRHINETLISDKNTQDIPF, from the coding sequence ATGGATTACAAATTATCACCATCAGATTTTGCATATCTTTACGAAGAATGTAAATTATGTTATTGCCTTAAAATTAAACAAGGTATTTATCAACCAAGCATGCCGATGCCCGGAGTTTTCTCGGCAATAAATACAAGACTTCAGGGAAAACTGGTAGGAATAAATCTTAAAGAACTATCCTCTGACTTACCGGATGGTGAAGTAATTGCGCAGGAAGGTTGGGTCGAGTCAATTCTGGTTCCCGATACCTCGGTTTTTATTAAAGGAAAATATGATTTATTAGTTAAAAATCCGGACGGCACACATACTTTGGTTGATCTAAAAATCAGCCAACAAAGTGATGACAAAATAGATAAGTACAAAACTCAATTAACCGCATATAAATTTGCTTTAGAAAATCCTAAGTCGGGAAATCCGATAAGTATCACAAAGATTGCTTTGCTTATTTTTTATCCGGATCAAGTTACTTTCAGAAATAATATTGCTGATGTTGGCTTCCCGCCAAAATGGTTAGAAGTTCCAATTGATGAAAGCACATTTTTTACATTCATCAAAGAAGTAGATAATTTACTAATAGGTCCACTGCCGAAAGAGAGTATTAATTGCAAATGGTGTCAGTATAGACACATTAACGAAACACTTATTTCTGACAAAAATACACAAGATATTCCTTTTTGA